AGCCCCTATAATTTTGCTTTTCTTATTTTTAGAACAATCCGCTCCTGATATTATCATCCATGTATATGCTATACTTAAGCATGAATATATGATCAAATATTATAATTACTTTATTGCTATTGCCATTTTAAGATTTTCACGACCGGTCAGAACTTTGTCCACTACGGTAAACTGCCTGGTAAGACTAATGCTCTCGCGGACTTTTTCCGGTTGCCGAAAGACATCAAAGCCGCATACGCTTGCACTACCGCTATTTGCTCTGAGGATTGTAGAAGTATTTTGACAATCGTCGTTTTCCCCGCGCCATTCGAGCCAAGCAATGCGAAAACCTCACCACGTTGCACATCGAAAGTCGACGCCTTTCAGGACTTCTGTTTTTTTATAGGATTTTTTCAATCCCTTTATGGTTATGGCAAAATCAGTCATTTGGAATCATTCCCTTTTCCGAATTTTTTTATTATGTCGTGGTTAAGCTTCTCGCGCCAGTTTTCCGTATACGTTTTGGCATTGAGCAGAAGTTCGTCGCAGAATGCCGCCACGTCCTCGCCCGTGATTTCCAAAACTTGTCTGCCTTCCACCACGCCAGCTTCGAACAAATCTATCAATTCATATTGAATCTTCAACATATCATAGCCGTCTCCTGCAGCAAAATTCCACATGTATCTTTGAATTTTTTCAAATACGAACTGATAGTCTTCAGGTAGTGCTTTTACCCTTGCCATCTGTTGCTTATACTCTTTTTTATCCCCGACCACTTTTTTGAAAAACTCCAGCATAGTTACTGTCCCTCCTTTAATTGGTTGATTTTCGACGCAACAAATTCCCATTTTTCCCAGAACCTCCGCAGTTCCTCACGCCCCGCGTCGTTGAGCGTGAAAAACTTTCGCGGCGGTCCCATGTCAGAGGGCTTCTTGGTGATCTCCACCAACTTGTTTTTTTCAAGCCGTATCAGGATGGTG
This window of the Clostridium kluyveri DSM 555 genome carries:
- a CDS encoding DUF1048 domain-containing protein, with translation MLEFFKKVVGDKKEYKQQMARVKALPEDYQFVFEKIQRYMWNFAAGDGYDMLKIQYELIDLFEAGVVEGRQVLEITGEDVAAFCDELLLNAKTYTENWREKLNHDIIKKFGKGNDSK
- a CDS encoding PadR family transcriptional regulator, translated to MLENLTEMLKGVLEGCVLEIISRKETYGYEITRRLNALGFTDVVVGTVYTILIRLEKNKLVEITKKPSDMGPPRKFFTLNDAGREELRRFWEKWEFVASKINQLKEGQ